Below is a window of Camelus ferus isolate YT-003-E chromosome 4, BCGSAC_Cfer_1.0, whole genome shotgun sequence DNA.
AAGAAGGCCTCTCTGACCAATCTATTCAAGGTAGATTCTGCCACACAGGCCTCTCTCTAACCTGTTATTCTGTACAAGACACACCagtatctgaaattatttattatcttcctccattagaatgtaaactcccTGAGGGACAGAATTTCACCCGCTCCCCAGTCACTCAGGATCCCTCGTGCTTAGGATACAACTTAACACACTGGGAGTGCTCAGCAAAATCTTACTCAGTGAATGAAGAAGATGGATTTTTGTGGGTTACACGAAGAATTGGTCCTAATACATTGCATCTGTTTAGCTTGCATCTGCATAAGGGAGCAAGATATTTTTTGTCTGGATCATTTTGACAGtgttgttttctctttgctttattgAAAACAAGGGCCCTTAGAACACAATATGCAAAGTCATCAGAAATACACAGAAGAGTTTATTGGGTTAATAACATAGTGGTCCTGGGGAAGAGAGCCGTCCTCAGATGTTCAAGGGGAACTGCTATTTTGTTTTCACAGGTTGGTTTAGAAACGAATACAGGttatccgtccttcatctaatcCATGAtgatttttacatataaataattcTCAGAGAATGAAATGGATGAAGGCAATCGGTAAAAGTTAAGGTTGGCAAGTCGTAGGTTGAAATGTGCAAATTTTGTTCTGTGACAGCAGCGCTTGACAGAGGTAGTGACCACAAAAGAAAACTCACGTTGGTAAAAGCAGTAACTGGTAAAATTTGTTATAGAGACAAACTGAATGgtggtttaatttttattgtaaaatctAAAGAAAGCACTGATGatgagtaaaataattttagttaatttaaattactttatttaatttaaattactttatttaattaataCTTAGTTAATATAAAAATGGGATAATTTGAGAGTGTTAACTGtcattatacataaaacagatcaaGAAATTAAAGGGGCTCAATAGGCATTCACTTCaggaaaaatttttgaaaagaaacatccATTATTAGCAACAGAATTCTTATCAAAaattgtatattaatatataaaaggtaaaaaaaattgtgtattaaaaatataGCATCAAAGAGTCCACTAGCTCCAGCGGACACACGCTAGCCTTTGAAGATATTTGGACGCAGGGAAACTTGACTCTAAAACCAGGTGTGATGTCAGCATGTggattttctcctttccctccctgctctcctcacCTCCAGAGCAAATGTCATTTGCTGGGGACAGATTATCCTTCATCAGCTCCATCGGTACACGTGGTTTATCTGCTATGGGGATGACCTTTCGTGGGTTGGAATATGATCAGAGGAGCAGCACGAGGCTGGCTCGTTTGGAAGAGCCTAATGTCATCCTGTCACTGAAGAAAGTTCACAAATCCTATTGTGCACAGGAGGGCTCTGCTGGCCAGGGAAGCAAGGCTCACTGAATTGTAGAACTCTCCGCCCTCCCcttttagaggtgaggaaactgaggacaggGAGTAAGGGGCTGAGGTTTCACACTTAATAATGTAGGACCACAGTTAATTATTGGCAGATCTGGGACTAGAACCTAAATCTAAATCTTCCATCCCACTATGCCACACTATTAGTAGTGGCGCCGGCTAGCTTCGTGTCAGAACTTCGCACCAGACTGTGGGTTCTAACATACCCAGTGTTAATGTTGCAAATACCTGCTTTCTAACATGGGAAAAACAGACTGTATTTGCTTAATGCCTTTAAAGGCATTACAaataatctacttttaaaaaataaggaaaccatACACCCAGTTCTTTCCTCTGCACAAACGTGCGCTTATTCATTGACCTGAGAAGGCCCAGTCAGCATTTCCGGGATTCAGGGCCTTTCCAGGGATTTAGCCGAGCATATCAGAAATGCAGACATTTAAGTGGCATAAATTGTTATAAACAAGCAAATACTGAAGAAAACACTgacaaaaataactaaaacatgAACTTCAAATTAGGTGAGGCATGCATAAAAACTGCAGCTTGAGAGAGGCAGTGCTGTAGTGTAGAAAGGGCATAGATTTTTGCAGTCGGACAGGCTTGGGTTTCAGTCCTCACTTTGGTACCTTTAGCTGTGTGTCTACACTCAAACTCTCTGCATCTCAATTcctctgtctgtaaaatggaacaatAAAGCCGGGTCCTGAAAGAATTTTAGTGACAACAGAGCAAGTTTCAGTGTTAGATGCTCAGATTCAGCTAGAAGCGGTAGGATTTCAGTTAACACTGACGCTACTGAGACAAGTCTCATTTCCTGCCCTTCAAAATTTGAAGCTACTTCtaacttttcctctttaaaaaattagtgatTATAACCACCTCACATAGTTGTGATGCTGAAATAAGATAAGCTTTATAAACCACTTAGGACAATAGGTGTTCAATAACTAACAAGTAACAACAagaatgatgatggtgaagattcTCATGAAGGTGAACAAGGACTCCTCAAAATCAGCCTTTCATGGGGATTAAGATTTAATCCAGACTTGGAGATTCCTAGGACCATGTCAAATTTCTTGGACTCTGTCTTTCTTACTGGATTATGTCTTTCTAATCTTTCAACATCCAGCCCTGTTTTTGTTAGCCGAGGCCAGAGAAGGAATGGAGAAAGCAAGGGCCATTAAACAAGGCAGGGGAAGATCGGGGAACAAAGAGAAGTAGGTGGCATAACCCAGGAACGGGAGGGCCTTCTTCTtaagggctggggaagagggtgggaaagtcCTCGGGCAGTGGTACTCACCGCAGCCCACCACCAGGCATGGGGGATGCTGGTGAAGTTGGTGCCACGCACGTCGTGCTCCACGGAGTACACGGCTGCGGCGAAGGTTAAGATGCCCATGGTGATGAAGAGCATGAGGCAGCCCACCTGCTGGTAGCACTGGCGCAGCGTGAAGCCGAAGGCGCGCAGGCCGGTGGAGTGGCGCGCCAGCTTCAGGATGCGGAAGATGCGCATGAGGCGCATGACGCGCAGCACCTGGCCCACCTTGCCCACGCGGCCCACGGTCTCGAGGTCGTGCTCCCGCGGCGAGCCCTTGCCCCGCAGCTGGTCCTCGCTCGTGAAGCACTCAAGCAGCAGCTGCAGGTAGAGCGGCAGGATGGCCACCAGGTCCACCAGGTTAAGGGCGCTGCGCGCGAAGCGCCGCAGATCAGGGGTGGAGGCGAGGCGCAGCAGGAACTCGAGCGTGAAGAAGGCCATGCACAGCATCTCCACGTGCTCCAGGAAGGGCCGCGGGTAGCCGCCGCCCGCGCCCTGCTCCGCGTGCTGCTGCATCTCCTCCACCGTGTTGAGCGCCAGCGCCACGACCGAGATGAGCACGAAAAGGCTGGAGGCCACCCCGATGGCCTTGGCGGCCACCGACGAGAAGGGCTTCTCCATGAGGTTCCAGAGGCGGCGCCGCTGTGGCCCGTAGAAGCGCATGTCTTGGAAGAGCTCCTCGGCCTCCTCGGCCTGGGCCTGGGCGCGCAGCTCGCGCTGGATCTTGAGCTGCTCGCTCAGCTCGTCGCGCCGCTCCTCGAAGCAGATGCGGCAGCAGCGCGGGGTGTACTTGAGCCGCACGCCCCAGTAGCCCAgttcctccaggaagctgcgCGGGCACAGCTCGTCGCGCACCAGCAGCACCCCGGACGCGTAGAAGTTGTAGATGAGCTGGAAGACCTCCGGGTCGCGGTCGAAGAAGTACTCGTCCGTCTGCGCCTCATAATCGTCGCATAGGCCCAGCTGGCGGCTGCGGCTGGTGGAGGTGGCCAGGCGGCCCAGGCGCGTCTTGGGGTAGCAGGCCAGCTCGGTGTAGTCCAGGTGGTAGCTGTGGCCACCCACGTTCACGTTCAGTGTGGACGACACGATCGGTGCGTCGCTGCGGCCTTCCGCTTGGTCGGTGGTGGCCTCCTCTGGCTGCTGGTCCTCCTGGGCCGGGTCGTCCTTccactgctcctcctcctccccatcctcgtCCTCCTCGATGTAGTAGTTATAGTTGCCCTCGATCCACGGTGGGATGCTGGCCTGGGAGCCCGAGCGGGCCCCCACAGAGCAGATGCTCCTGCGGTGTTGGCTGCCCCCCTCTTGGGCTGCATCTTCACTCTCGGGGGTGTTCCAGGACCTGTACCCCCAAGACCGCCTCCTTTCGGTCTGTTTCAGCATGGCCGCAGGAGGTGGACCCCTAATTTGCCTGCTGGGTGTGATACGGTCCCTAGCCTGCTCACTGCCGCTGGGAGATGGATGGCATGCACTTCACTGGCTTGGCCTGGGTGGGTGGACCTGGGGTCCCCAGCATTGCCCTCAGAGCTGctcctcctggggccctgggcagcccgggcagcccagccagcccagcagGCAGGGTCTGAAGGCAGATGCAGATGGCTGTTGACTGCTCTTAATCTTGCTGGTAGGGAAGAAGCAAGTGTTAGGAGGGATTTAGAGcctcttagtctgtttcctccccctctccttccactcTCTGACGCAGAGGATGATTATGTGGTCTTAAATCTGTAGATAACCAGGTGGCAGAGATTATTGCTAATAAAGATGTCAGCCAGCCCTGCCCTTAGGAAGTGCTCGGTGTCCCGTGGGCTAAGATGAAATCAGCTAAATTAGCTATAGAATGGAGATACCTGTGTTGACGCTTAACTGTTGAAACTGTAGCCTCTGCCCTAGGTAAACCCACCATGAACCCGAAAAGAAGTAGGAACAGGATGCTTCCAGTGGACTTCCTGACAAGTCACTTTTTGCCTTAGTGTATCTTTTTAGATCACAGAAGATCTTGAATGATGTTTTTCTTAACCAGTCACatgatctcattttttccccacctGTATTCTCCTTAGCAGCACTGCTCTGGAGTCCAGTCTGATCTTTGTtggtctcagtttctctctctctctctgcctctgtctctctctccctcctttttattAAAGGATAAGACATGTTTCAAGGTAGAATCCCAGGACTGGTGGGTAGATGTTCTTAGGGTCTTGCGGCCCCGCTCAGCTGCTGTATCAGGTGGCCAGACGTCCTTCCAAGGAAAAGATCTCCGTCACTCTTCAAGACATCACTTAAAAAAGAGCCTCCCACCGTGTGTAAGGCACTGTGCTATGTGGATGGAAGCTTGATAGAGACATAGTTGCAGCCTTCAAGTGGCTCATGGTTTTGTAGGTGAGATAAATACATatgcaaacacacaaaaaagtgagCACAAAATATAGGGGtagcagagaagaggaagagatttgTTTTGAGCAGGGAATTTGTTACTGAATTCAACTGATTTTGAAAAGCTAATACATGTTCATGATAAAATATTCAGAAGGTACCAAGATGCATTACAGTAGAAAGCTTGTCTGTCTCCTGACCTCAACTTCTGGATACCGGGTGGACCTCTGGAGTTTTGGTTATCCTTCCAGCAAGCAAAAACCTCTCTCCATTTGTCATCTCACTAGCTCTTTATTATTAACGCAGATCATAGTGTACTCTTCAGTTGGCTGTTTTCCAGTATTTTCATATCTGGACATCagtatctgcctcattttgaaaatagCCACTTAGTAGCCCCACAGTGACAGAATTCGGGTTGTTTTCTGCTTTGCTATTATCAACAATGGTGCGATGAATAACCTTACACTCACACCACTCGACCTGTGTTAGGATGCATGAGGGATAAATTGCTAGAGGTGGAACTGCGAGGTCACAGACCACATGTTTGTCATTTTGGTTATGCTGCCAGACTTCCTTCACGGACGCTTTACCAGTTAGTGACTCACCATCAGCGTAGGAGATGGCACTGTCACACTTCTGGAGCTCtgcccattttatggatgaaaaagtGATGTGTGggttaattttcatttatatgtctCTTGTTACAAATGCAGTTGAGCGTCTTCTCACGTGACGAAGAGctgctgtgtttctttctctatttttccatTGAGTTGTTGATATTTTCTTACTGACTTGCAGGAGACctttatatattatgaaaacaGATCCTTTGCCAATGATATGAATTACAGATATCTTTCCTGTTATTctttggtgagatttttttttcctccatgtaaaatatttattttatgacttctAGCTGTTACGTCATATTAGAAAAGTCTTTGCCTCTCTGTGATTCTTGAAAAAAGTTACTTCTTAAGTTTTACTTTTCACCTGTAAGGACTTGATCCGTCAGGAATTAATTTTGGCGTAAAGAGTGAAGTAGAGATGCGACTTTATTTTCCAGGTTTTTATCCAGCTGTTCTAATGTATGAATTGAAGAATCGGTCCTTCCCTCTCTGATTTGTAGCGTTCTCCTCATCAAGCAGTTCAGCTTCACTGTGCTTCAGAGGTGTCGGGACAGGTTACCGTTGCTGCAGGGTCTGCACCTGGTGGAAGAGCACTGGCTGATGGTGTTCAGTTCCCAACGGGGCTCAGATCTACGAGCTTGCAAGAAAGCCTCCAGCCAGAAGGGGAACTAGTATTATCCATACATTATCGATGCTGTTTCTCCAGACACACACTTGGCCGTTTTCCAGTGCCA
It encodes the following:
- the KCNV2 gene encoding potassium voltage-gated channel subfamily V member 2, with translation MLKQTERRRSWGYRSWNTPESEDAAQEGGSQHRRSICSVGARSGSQASIPPWIEGNYNYYIEEDEDGEEEEQWKDDPAQEDQQPEEATTDQAEGRSDAPIVSSTLNVNVGGHSYHLDYTELACYPKTRLGRLATSTSRSRQLGLCDDYEAQTDEYFFDRDPEVFQLIYNFYASGVLLVRDELCPRSFLEELGYWGVRLKYTPRCCRICFEERRDELSEQLKIQRELRAQAQAEEAEELFQDMRFYGPQRRRLWNLMEKPFSSVAAKAIGVASSLFVLISVVALALNTVEEMQQHAEQGAGGGYPRPFLEHVEMLCMAFFTLEFLLRLASTPDLRRFARSALNLVDLVAILPLYLQLLLECFTSEDQLRGKGSPREHDLETVGRVGKVGQVLRVMRLMRIFRILKLARHSTGLRAFGFTLRQCYQQVGCLMLFITMGILTFAAAVYSVEHDVRGTNFTSIPHAWWWAAVSISTVGYGDVYPETHLGRLFAFLCIAFGIILNGMPISILYNKFSDYYSKLKAYEYTAIRRERGNVEFMQRARKKMAECLARSNPQPTPRPNN